The Quercus robur chromosome 3, dhQueRobu3.1, whole genome shotgun sequence DNA segment tcatgaTTTACCAATTGTACTAAGCTTTTAGAAACTAACATTCTAGATAAGTGTAAATGGCTTGAATCCATAAGAAATTTGACCAATACATGTAAAAATAGCTAATAACCTATTAATGTTGATGAGCAAAGCTACTTTGTCATAGTTCATTTCTCTTAATATACTCATTAGTCACTACTAACCAATGGCCCTTGTAGCCTAATTTCTTCTTAATGCATGCCCATATTAAAAGTGTGTAAATTTCTTAGACCATGTAATAGGCACATATGACACatgattaattattcaatatttgaAAAGCACAATAAATATATACTCCCCTTTAAGATGAATAGTAGATCCCACTATTAGCTATTCATTTGAGAGGAATAGTAAGCATTTGCTGTATTTCgaaagtaataaataattacaCAAGACATAGGTtcaaacaataatttcacaTTAATTGATTGGTCTGTACAAACAAAAGTAGATTATCCAGAGTCCGTATTTCATAGGCTTCAAACCCCGTCCacctttttctcactttttgcTATGAAGATGAAGGCAAATGAACAAGTAGCTATCAATATAGTatccaaataaatttttaagagaCGTAGAGCCACTTGACAATGGTCCCACGCTTTTGTATATTGCAAAATCTAACAAAACATCTTTGTCTCAATCAAGACTAAAGAAGCACATGTCGCCACCTTTCACTCAATTTGCTGCTATATTGAAAGCAATGGTGTCGGGTAATTGGACGGATATCATATTAATATGACTAGAAATAGACAATAATGCAACCGTCCTTAGTCCCCACGTCAGCTAGCACTTATCTTATACAGGGATCCACGTACTTCATGATgtattatagaatttttttttccttcttttgagAAATTGATTAATGTATTATAGACTCTTACTCTACCTCAAAGGTCATGGTTCTAcctcaaaattacatttaattaGTGGTTAATTCATGTGTGACAAGGTAAAATGTTGACAtgattttgtttgaaaaactggttttgtatctcatacaaaacatgTAGCGGAAGCAACACAAGAATCTACTTCATTTATGAGAGATAACatataaacttgaattttagaacaaagaataaaaaacgtACATTGATGcagtaaaattcaaaaacaaaacttgagaaTACCTTCTGTAAGGATAAAATTCCCAAATCAaataatgggccttgggccccatacaGAGTCCAGCCACGACCGAGGAGAAAATGGGGCGCCAAAAGGACTTCCAGCCCAACCCTGATAAATCCAAACTTATTTTAAAAGATGatcgaggaggaatgtctcctcggacgtgccAAATATGGACCTAACGTGCACCCTATCCATAATAAGAAATCACTCCAACGAATATTGATAGTAAGGACGAGCCTCACAAAGccgagagaaggaagagagtatAGGATGTCCAGGGGGAGACCACaattgccgcattaaatgcaaggaagctacttttctagccgcattaatgtggagaggacaagcgaacagtgttaccttggccactgcaactcataGAAAGGTAGGatagatgtccgatgggacgggcactcaagtgtaggtccagatgatcaacaagtgtaaagctcTGATTACTTTAAGGAGGTTATATAAGAGAAGGGcatccccatgaagaagggatcgaaaaaaaggagaaagaaagaaggagagacagagagagaaagactatAGCCTTTAATCAGGAACAGAGGTACAcccatacgtctcctcggaccgaacATCTAGTGGGCATAAAGGAGATATTCTTACGTTCAATCGCTACATGGCCTAAAATTAACTAACACTCACTTTGTTAAGGCCTAGTTCTGTAActtactctctacaaattcattgtctatggctctttgggccagaatcacctacctgctgggcctgggccccaaaaattGACCCTataattggcgtcgtctgtgagAAGAACTTGTGTTTCAACAAGTGAAACCGTtagaaatggaaggatcaggtccgcgccaaaccggacaCGCAGACTCCCAACGGCAAGACAACTTTTTGAATCTCGAACGGGAGAAAGATCAAGACAAGCAGCGAGAGAGCATTGTGAACACCTCCCACACGAGCAAaagtcgctcgaaagggaaaggTCACACATCCCATAAGCGAAACGATCGCAAGGCTTTACAGCAAGAAATCGATGACTAGAAGAAGAAGCTACACCGAGCGCAGCGAAAACGTCCTTCACCCGGCTTAGACACTAGCAGTGAGGAGGACAATGAATACAGGCCGAGATCAAGAACCCCTCCAAGCGAGACTtttttcctatgaggaagagcaaCCTTGCAAACGCGGCCACAAAAGCCCATCTTACCATTGCTTGGCCAACGATGCCATGAGTAAGGCCCTGGACCGCATCTCCCAGTCGCCTTTCACGCGTAGAATAGAGGGGGCAGAGCTTCCTCGACAGTTCCATCAACTAACCTTTGCCATATACAATGGTCAGACAGACCCagtagagcatgtaagccaGTTTAATCAGAGGATGGTTGTCCAttccagggacgaggcgttgatgtgtaaggtgtttccgtTCAGCTTAGGACCTATAGCGATGAGATGGTTTTATGGCCTTAAGCCAAATTCCATAAATTCCTTTAAGCAGCTGAcacaggcttttggttcccgctTCATTACCAACAgcagagtccctcggcccctagattccttcctatccttgtCCATGCGAGAAAGAGAGACACTAAAGGCCTATTCAGACAGGTACTGGgaaatgtataatgagatagagggaAATTACGATGACATCGCCATTAGCACATTCAAGAGGGGCCTGTCGACAGAGCATGGTTTAAGAAAGTCCCTGATTGGGAAGCCGGTCACTAGTGTGCACCAACTCGTGGATagaattgacaagtacaaaagggtcgaggaAGACCAGCAGACGGGGAAGGGcaaagcgaaggttgtccctcaggagaggagggacttcaggtcagACCGCTTTAACAACAGTAACAGGCCGAGAAGAGACTACTCGAAATAGTCTGGATCCACTGGGGCACAAGCAATCCATGttgtgttccgagaaccattaCACAAGATCCTAGAGAAGGTAAAGAGCGAACCGTTCTTTCAATGGCCAAGCAGGATGGCAGGTGACCCCTCGAAATGTAACCAGAATCTGTATTGCGCATACCACCAAGAGCCGGGTCACACCACCAATGATTGCAGgaatttgaaaaaccacttggaccggcttgtccgagaagggaagttgaggCATCTATTACATCACCCTGTGGGATGGCAGGAACAATCAAACACCGAAACCAGACAAAGCAcattgaggccacccattggcacaataaatgtcattctcGCCGCACCTAGAAGGACTGGTTCCAATCctttcagagtaatgtcagtgggcAGGCTCCTAGCTGAAGCTGATGACAGGGAATCCAAGAGGGTCAGAGCGATTGCCACGCCCTTAatcggattctcggatgaggacaaACTAGGAACCCTTCAACCCCACGACGATGCCCTAGTCGTCATACTCAGAATTGGgggttatgacgtgaagagggtgctAGTTGACCAAGGCAGCACCGTGGAAGTAATGTATCCCGACTTGTATAAAGGATTGAAACTGAAGCCAGAGGACTTGTCGGCATACGACTCCCCTTTGGTtagttttgaaggaaaaactgtcaccccgaaaggcatgattaggctgcctATACAAGCAGACTCGGACgtggtggaagtggacttcattgtggtagatgcatactccccctacacaaCCATCGTGGCCCGACAGTGGCTTCATCCACTAGGGGCTGTGTCATCAACCTTAcaccaaaaagtgaagtatccgtcaGGAGGTCGAGTGAAAGAAGTAATAGGGAACTAGGTGATGGCTCGGTAATGCATAGTGTCAGCAATCTCACGACGACCAAATAGTGAGCCCTCCACCTCAGCCGAGAAcggcttatagcaattaacGACCCTGGTCCCAACCTCGGGTAGTGAAGGACCAACCATGGAAGTGAGTTGCGAGGATCTGGAGAAAATACTTGTCGGATCAGACCCAGAGAGGTTTTTTCAGATCGGCTCAGAATTACCGCCCCAAGAGAAGGTTAtactaattgattttctcaGACAGAATGTggacgtattcgcctgggaCGCCTACGAGGCCCCTGGGGTTGACCCAGATTTCATCTGCCATCACCTTAATGTTAGCCTGGCCGTAACACCTAAGAAGCAGCCTCTTCGACGACCGTCAAAAGAGCATGCAGACGCCGTGAGAGAAGAGGtcacaaaattgaagaaagcgggggctatcaaggaggtaTTCTACCTCGAATGGTTAGCCAACACAGTCGTGGTAAAAAAGTAGAATGGGAAATGGCGGGTCTACGTAGATTTCACGGATCTAAAtaaggcctgcccgaaggatcccTTCCCCATGCCGTGGATAGACCGATTGGTGGATTCGTCCGTCggacaccctcgaatgagttttttggacgccttccaaggctaccatcagatacccCTGGCTGCTGAGGACCAAGAAAAAATAGCTTTTGTCACTCCCgtcggaaattatcattataaagtgGTGCCCTTTGGCTTAaagaatgccgggtcgacctaccaaaggatgatgaccaggatgtttgaacagCAGATGGGTAAGAGTATCGAAGTttatatagacgacatggtggtaaaaagcaaattAGTGACCAACCACGTCAGAGACCTCGGCAATATCTTTCGAATTCTGAGAAAGTACAGACTGCGCCTAAATGcgtccaagtgttcatttggggtgggGTCAGGGAAATTCTTAGGTTACATGGTGACCCACAGAGGCATCgaagttaaccctgaccaaattaGAGTTATCCATAGCctgcagcctcctcggaatcccaaagaggtccaaaagctCACCGGCATGATTGCtgctttaaaccgtttcattTCCTACTTAGCGGACAGATGCAGGCCTTTCTTCCTCCTATTGAACAAGTGGAAAGgcttcgagtggactgaagagtgtgctttagctttccagcagcttaaggaatacctcgcccgaccacCAATTATGTCCAGTCTTGAGGCCGACGAGATGCTGTTCGCCTACATTGTTGTTCGCCTACATTGCTGTAACCTCTCATGTAGTGAGCTTAGTACTAATCCGAGAAGACAATGGCACGCAACGGCCCGTCTACTATGTAAGCAAATCACTGCACGAGGCAGAGATCCGTTACCTGCCCCTCGAAAAGGCCGTCTTGGCAATCGTACAAGCCACGcgaaagctcccccactatttccaGGCACATACTGTAGTTGTACTAACCCAACTTCCGCTGAGGTCCATTCTCTGGAGTGCCGACTACACGGGCAAAATTGCAAAATGGGGAACGATTCTGGGTGCCTTCGACATTaggtacatgcctcgcaccgtTGTGAAGGGTCAGGTCCTCGCGGATCTAgtagctgaatttgcggagccCACACCAGAAGGAGGGGGAGGGTCACTAAGCCTTGACGGGAAACTGATCAGCGCAATCTCTTAGCTAGAGCCCAGTTGGTGGAAAGCACACATCAACGGCGCAGCCAACCAAAGGGGCTCAGGGGTGGGGCTCGTTCTGGTCTCCCCCGAAGGGATCACTATCGAAAAATCGTTGAGGCTTGGTTTCTCggccacgaataacgaagcAGAGTATGAGGCACTATTGGAAGGAATGTTAATGATCCAGAAATTGGGTGGAAAATCCATGAACATGTTCTCGGATTTGAGACTAGTTGTGGGACAAGTAAACGGGGAGTTGGAGgcgaaggatgaaagaatgaaagagtACCTCGTCCAAGTTAAGCGCCTGCAGACCCATTTCTGTCACTTCAATCTAGCGCACGTGTCCAGGAGCCGGAAcacccatgctgattctctTGCAACACTCACCACCTCCTCGGCTTAGCCACTTCCTCGGGTTATTCTAGTAGAAGATCTCTACCGCCCAATGACGACGAGGGCCAACAAAATACGGGTCCACAACGTCAGGGCTGGacctagttggatggatcctCTAGTGCTGTTTTTAAAGCACGACACCTTACCAGATGATAAGAATGAGGCCAACAAGATTAGAAGGAAGGCTTCTCGATTTTTgttgtccgaggactccaaactGTACAGGCGCTCATTCTTAGGGCCGtacttgctgtgtgtgcacccagatGCCACTAAACTCATCTTGGTGGAATTACACGAAGGAATTTGCGGAAGTCATACGGGGGGTAGGTCCCTGTCCCATAGGGCCATAACGCAAGGTTACTGGTGGTCGAGCATGCAGAAAGAGGCGCAGGAATATGTAAAGAAGTGCGACCGGTGTCAAAGGTTCGCCCCGAATATACACCAGCCGGGCGGAAACCTTAACCCGCTGTCCAGCCTTTGGCCATTCGCACAGTGGGGCCTAGACATCCTAGGACCATTCCCCAAAGCAGCAGGGAACAAGAGATTTCTTCTCATCGACAcggattatttcacaaaatgggtcgaagctgaggTGCTGGCAAACATTAGTGACGTTGATGCcaagaaatttatttggaaaaat contains these protein-coding regions:
- the LOC126719592 gene encoding uncharacterized protein LOC126719592; amino-acid sequence: MSKALDRISQSPFTRRIEGAELPRQFHQLTFAIYNGQTDPVEHVSQFNQRMVVHSRDEALMCKVFPFSLGPIAMRWFYGLKPNSINSFKQLTQAFGSRFITNSRVPRPLDSFLSLSMRERETLKAYSDRYWEMYNEIEGNYDDIAISTFKRGLSTEHGLRKSLIGKPVTSVHQLVDRIDKYKRVEEDQQTGKGKAKVVPQERRDFRSDRFNNSNRPRRDYSK
- the LOC126719593 gene encoding uncharacterized protein LOC126719593; its protein translation is MAGDPSKCNQNLYCAYHQEPGHTTNDCRNLKNHLDRLVREGKLRHLLHHPVGWQEQSNTETRQSTLRPPIGTINVILAAPRRTGSNPFRVMSVGRLLAEADDRESKRVRAIATPLIGFSDEDKLGTLQPHDDALVVILRIGGYDVKRVLVDQGSTVEVMYPDLYKGLKLKPEDLSAYDSPLVSFEGKTVTPKGMIRLPIQADSDVVEVDFIVVDAYSPYTTIVARQWLHPLGAVSSTLHQKVKYPSGGRVKEVIGN